In Lycium ferocissimum isolate CSIRO_LF1 chromosome 3, AGI_CSIRO_Lferr_CH_V1, whole genome shotgun sequence, the genomic window CAAAGGATTACCTCCCTCCAGGCCCAGTGACCATGCTATTGAATTAATTCCTGGAGCAAAATCAGTTAAATTGCGTCCCTACAGGTATTCATTCGAGCAAAAAAATACTACTGAAACCATTATGGCTTAAATGCTTAAAGCTAAAATGGTAACAACTAGTGTCTCTTTTTGCTTCACTAGTACtacttgtgaaaaaaaaaaggattcaaCTTGgagaatgtgtgttgattacCGTAAGCTCAATGAAATAACGGTTAAAAACAAATATGCAATTCCGGTGGTGGAAGATTTATTAGATGAATTATTTGGGGctaaatattttacaaaattgGATTTACGTTCGGGTGCCACCAAATTAGAATGAAAGTGGGTGATGAATACAAAATCGCTTTTCGAACCCATCATAGGTTGTGGGAATTTCGGGTAATGCCTTTTGGGCTTACAAACGCTCCAGCCACTTTCCAGGCCCTTATGCACCAAATTTTTGGCCTATTCTTGAGGAAATTTGTGCTAGTGTTTTTCGATGATATCCTCATTTATAGCACTTCTATAGATGATCATGTGAGACATCTACATATTGTTTTTAACCTTTTGAGGGCTCACCAATTATTTGCCAAGAAATCTAAGTGTAGTTTTGCTCAACCACAAATTGAATACCTCGGGCATATTATTTCGACAAATGGAGTGAGTACTAATTTAGCAAAAGTGGAAGCCATGCTCAGTTGGGCCACCCCTCGGACTATAAAAGAATTGCGTGGGTTCTTGGGCCTCACGGGGTATTATCTCAGATTTATTAAAGGTTTTGCATCTATTAGTAAGCCTTTAACAAATTTATTAAAGAAAGGAGGATTCTGTTGGACTGAGGAGGCATCAGAAGCTTTTGAGGAGCTCAAACAAGCAATGGTTCAAGCTCCTGTATTGGCCTTGCCCAATTTCAACATGCCGTTTGTCGTAGAGGTGGATGCAAGTGGTAAAGGTATCGCGACAGTTTTGGCCCAAGGTGGTAGGCCCATTACCTACATTAGTCAGTCCTTGAGCCCAAAACATTTGGGTTTGTCCACTTACGAAAAAGAGTTGATAGCCTTGTTGTACGCAGTTGAAAAATGGTGTCACTATTTATAACCTAGCCACTTTGTGATCAAAACTGACCATTTTAGCCTTAAATTTCTTAAAGATCAACGTATTACTACATCTCTACAACACAAAGGGGTGACCAAATTGCTAGGCCTAAGCTATGAGATTCAGTTTCGCAAAGGGGTGGGAAATGTGGCTGCTGACGCCCTATCAAGAAAATTTGATGATGAAGCATACAGTGCTATTACGGCTGTGCAGCCAAGATGGGCACTGGAGATCATTGGCAGCTATGATGGTGATCTCCAAATTCAAGATCTCATTTCCCAACTCAGCTTAGACCCAACTGCAGTACCTGGTGTTCAGTTGCAACAAGGTATTTTAAGACACCATGGTCACGTTTGGGTAGGTAGCAGCAATCAAGTAAGGCAAAAGCTCATTAGTGAGCTACATTCCACACCATGGGGAGTACATTCAGTGGTGTTAGCAACTCAACAGAGGATCAGAAACATTTTTTACCGGCCAAGCTTATTACAAGATATGAAAAAACAGATTAGGGAATGTGGAACATACCAACGGAACAAAGGCGAAAATGTTTCTTACCTCGGGTTGTTGCAACCATTACCAATCCCAAATCGAGCTTGGGAACATGTAGCTATGGACTTCATCAGTGGCCTGCCCAAATCACGAGGGAAAGATTCAATCTTGGTCGTAATTGACCGATTTACCAAGTTTTCCCATTTCTTTGCCTTAACCCATCCCTATACCGCTTCACAGATTGCACAATTGTTCTTAGATAACATTTGCAGATTACATGGTTTTCCCAAATCAATAGTTTCAGACCGTGACCCAATTTTTGTAAGTACATTTTGGAGGAAATTATTCAAAGTATTACAAGTCCAATTAAAACCAAGCTCTTCTTATCACCCCCAAACCGACAGTCAATCGGAAAGATTAAATCGATGTCTAGAAACGTACCTTCGTTGTATGACGGGCCACAAACCAGCAGATTGGAGTAAATGGTTAGCACAGAGTTTTGGtataacttaaattttcatagcTCCTTAGGTATGTCACCATTTAAAGCTATGATCCTCCACAACCGACGTTTGAATTAGTTGCTCAGTCCAAATTGGATACCGTAGATCAGGTGCTCCTAGAGCGGCAATTGATGGATAAGGTGCTAAAAGACAACCTAATCAAGGCACAGAATAGGATGAAGCATTTTGTAGATAATAGGAGGAGTGAGCGAAAATTTGATGTAGAAGATTGGGTATTCATAAAATTGCAACCTTACCGCCAAAGCTCCATCGCAGTTCGCCGGAATCTGAAACTTTCAGCAAGGTTTTTCGGTCCTTACGaggttattaaaaaaattggctCAGTTTCTTATGAGCTAAAATTGCCTCAAGGATCCAAGATTCATCCCATTTTTCACGTATCGTAGCTCAAGAAGAAAATTGGTGAACAAGTTTTCTCATCTCAAGATCCACCGTACTGTGCTAATGACGGTCGAGTGTTGACGGAACCTGTGGCGGCGTTGGACCAAAGAATCATGAAGAAGATAAATAGGACAACAACAGAGTGGCTGGTACAGTGGGCAAATTTGTCATCGGAGAAGGCCACGTGGGAGAATCCGGCATTCCTCCGGTCACAGTTTCCAAGCTTTGAACCTTGAAGCCCATCAAGGTTCATTAAGGGTAGTGGAATGTAAAGGGCCAAGTCCCTTTTTGGTATTTTTAATTACTGTCATTTGTTATGTCCTTGGGCTTGTTTCAGAAGCCCAATTGTTTTGAGTCCTTTGGCCCAGGTTGAGTAGACAGATGTCTAGTTCAGCCCAAATAAATTAGGGTCACACGTGTCCATTGTTTAGTGGGTCTGTTATTTGTCATTCTCCTCATTAGCTGGAGGTAGTCTTTCAATATCTAGGGTATCTTGTATGAAAGGTTATGCTGAATATCATGAACTAATTATTAATTTCTTAGTTTTCTTCATTTAAGTTACTGTTTTATTAGTCATTTGTTACATTGTACATCTGTCACACTAACACATATCTTTCCAGCCAATGCTCAGGCAATCGCCCTTACTAATTACTTTAAGCAATTTCCCATGTGCAATCTTTTAactttgttgtttgttgtgataccaatgtatgtacatgaatgcacaataaaatatttctattagacattttttatttaaattttgaaaaaaaaattgcgtgaaaaaagaaaagaagctgGAGATTTGCTCAACGGTTGGGTTTTAGGGGGGAAATaaagagacatttttttttccagtgtTTAtctaaaatagaataaaagtgTTGTTTAGCTACTTCCCAACTAATTGGATCAGATCAACGTCATTTTTTGTTCAGTCTCCTGATTTCAAATACATAACGTACGTgatcttcaacttcaacttcatctTTTTTTCAGCGTTAATTAGAAAGGTCAATAAAAATatcttgaaaaagaaaaaaatggtcACTATGTAagaaattttactttaaaattcAAACTCGTGATATTATGCCGTATCTTTTAAATTCTATCTTTTCGTATAACTCAAACTCATGATATTATGTAGTATCTGTTAAATTTGTACTTTTTATATGCTTTTTTCAGTGTAAAAGAAATTTACTAAAAAAATTGAACTCGTGATATTAAAATCCAAAACTATGATCAaaatagttgtctttgagtgacgttgaatttcagatttttAAGTGTCTCTATTAGACACTTATaacttaaattttgaaaaaaaaaattgcatgtgTTCTTAAGCGTATATTATCTAGATAAGTTAACCATTTTAAATATGTcaactcctttaattatatCCACCCAAATAAGCTGTAAAACCTCATGTATGTTCCAATTGAAGCTGATGTATATAATTAAATGAAGTGTCATATTTCACGTGGTTTACTTAACTACATAAGCAGAAAAATTTCTAAATCTGAACCAAAAATATCTAATAAGGACACTTTATTATGTATGTATTCAAGTGCTcaattgaaataattttttttttttaaaaaaattgaaataaatcttaatttaagtgtctaaatgaatttattaacaaatttaaaaagttatCGATGTATTTCGTcttattctctctctcttttttttttttccgaagtTAATTTCGTAAAATAGATTAGAACTGAAAGAAGCCCATTAAACTTGTCCGAAGACAGTACCAAGGGCAATTCGCagtgcccttattttggggtagtctttaatttttgcccataaaaatgaaagtatttaacttttgccctttgCCTAAAACCTTagggtttcgggttcgaactccTGCTCAaacgaaaattaaaaaaaaaaaaaaagcgcgttagcaaaactctaccttagcGTAGGTAGGCAAATTATGCCTACAAAAACTCGCCCATCCTGCAAAACTCTTAATCCTTaactaaatttttaaaaaattttagtAAGTGGGGTTGAAACCCGAAATCTAAGTTTGCGCAAAAAATTAAGACCATGGGGCATTTGAGAGTTGCCAGTGCAAACTCTCGCACAAAAGAATGCAGTACAAAGACATGGCGAATCCAAATTTTAATAGCCCATCTACTTCCCATACAGTATcttaaaaggaaagaaacaaacttttaaaatttttgatacTTTTTTCTCAAAACTTTGTTAGTAGTTCTAAAGTATTTCACAGTtcagtgcaaaaaaaaaattgaaaaaaaggcTAATTTTGGATGCCCAAACTTTAAAATTTGAGGGCCACTCCGCACAAAAGAATGCAGTACAAAGATATGGCCCAAGGTTCTGGAGTTAATAGCCCATCTACTTTCCCATACAGTATCTTAGAGAAGGAAAGAAACAAACTAGGCATGATGAACCTAACTTCTATCTTTCTCTTTCTGATACTTTTTTTCTCACCTTTGTTAGTAGTTCTAAACTGTATTTCACAGTTCACTCTGTGCAATAATGTTTTTATGTTTAAGAATTGACACAGAATAATAGTACTAGCAAGTAAcactttaaaataattattcaaaattataaaaaacacataaaaactaaaaataaattagtaAAACCAGTTGACACTCTTGCCCAAAAAGGTAGCACTTTAAAATAattgatcaaaattttaaaaaaggaataaaaatttaaaataaatttgtaaagCCCTTTGACACTCTTTCCCAAAAAGGGAAACACTTTAAATCTTATTCCAAAAGTATCTCATCTATCTTATCGTGTaaattaagagcccgtttggattggcttataagttgatcaaaccagcttataagtcatttttaatttatttgagtatttagtaaaaataaaaaataacttaaattaagttaaaaagtgtttaaaataaatcaaaacCCAGAAGTTACTCAacatcaatttatttttttggcttaaaagcattttgatttgaccaATAACTTTGTCATTTTATCTCTTATATTTTCCATTAATTTTAATATtacccttacttctaaaaaccctttaaacacttttatcaaaatatataattgcgtatttataaaataactttcagctttaatccaaacgggctctaaaatggaaaacaaaaaaaagacgAGAAATCCTATGAATGGTGACATTTACCCGATCTATGTTCCAGATTGGCAGAACCTTCTTGCTGGATACTCTTTGACACCCAAacaagtttctttttttttttttttttttaaagaaaaatcatatAAGAAAAAAACTTCCCTTTTTATAGCCATTCTCTAAATACCAAAATCTCCCTTGTGTCTATCAAAgcaaattttcttgttttttgagCCATCCACCTATCTGATTGTGCCCTTGAACTCCTGGTAAATTTTCACTGTTAAAGTTTCAATCTTTTCAAAACAATATCTTGTTGAGTAGTTCATTTGTTGGTAACAATTATCTTTGCATGAATTTATGCTTTTCTATGGAGACTGAATATTCCCTCCCCCTTATGTACTTTTCAAGATACAAACTAAGTGAACTTGGTTGAATTTCAAcatgtatttttttcccatcctgGTAGAGTAATTTGTGTTTAGTAATGTAGTATGTAGTGCACCATGGTAGTCGGTAGATGGTTCAGCCACTCCCAGTGCCACGAAATGATTGAGAACTATGACGGggtctccgtttcaatttgtttgtcgtatttttctttttagtttgtttcagAAAGAACgcctcttttcttttgtgtcaactttttaattttaactttttgcgcgacatgtttaagaccaaaAGATCAAagtacattttggtacattcttcgctccaatttgtttgtcttaatttcctttttagtctgtttcagAAAGAATGCGTCTTTCCTTTTgtggcaactctttaatttcaactttttgcacgacatgtttaagaccaaaagatcaaaggacattttggtacattctctgttccaatttgtttgtcttactttcttttttagtctgtttcaGAAAAAAtgcctttttccttttctggcaactctttaatttcaactttctaCATGGCgtgtttaagatcacaagatgaAAAGACattttgacaactctttaattccaattttatttttccttttttttttagaaagaacgcttgctctttccttttttgataactctttaatttcaactttttacATGGCATTTTTAAGGCCATAGGATTAAAGGACATTTTGATGCATTCTACATATATTttgtcttttattttcttaaactccgtacaAAATCAAACctgacaaacaaattgaaatggagggagtatatattaacATTAGTTGACTGTGGTCCAAAAGTTGGTAAATTGGCTCTGATAAATGAGAAGTGCCAATGAATTGAGACAGAGGAAGTATTTATTGATTTCCATAGAGATCCATTTTTTCTCTAAATCTATGGCAGAAGGGTTTTGTGCACTGATATGTATGCTTAGTTGTAAAAATTCAGAGATATTGAATTTGAAGTGTCTTATTTTGTCATTTGTGCAGAAAGGTTCAGTTTTTCTAAAGTGTAGATGGAGATCGATAAAGCAGTTAAAGAATGTGATGACAGTAGGTTGAAGACAAAGTATACTAATGCCATATACGTTATTAAACGAGCACTCGCTGTTTATTCGTAAgcttctcttcttttcctctGCCTTTTTTGGTTGCTCTATTCTTGCTATGAAGTTGCAACTTGTTTGATTCAACATTTTGTTAGTTGCGTTGGTATAAAGATACTTGCGGACTACCTTAAATGTATAACAATATGTTTGTTTGTTATGTGGAAATTGTTTTCCTTGGAAAATATTTTACATTAGAAATCTTTTCTATGTATTTCTAGTGTTAGGTTGGGTAAGGACTAGGTGACACATGATAATTATACAAGAGGGATGATAAGAGTGTAATGATAGTATTTTGGTGAAGATATGTTTGAGCATTAAAGATGATATCCAAGTGTCGAAGAAAGAATTTGTATGGAGTAAGAGTTGGGATAATATTTTCCCAATTACCAAACACtggaaaattatttattatgaaAAAATATTCTCCTTCATATCAACTGCAGAGATGGCCTGTTAGGTAAATTGGGACATTGCATAGAAAAATAGTTCAATAAAATTGATTCTTGCTAGCTACTGACTGAGCACTAGGATTAAATGTTGGCTAATCTCAAGAGTTTAGCTGCATATAAGTATTTACTTGGAGATGAATTTTATtgtcaaacaacaacaacaagtactaGGATTAAATGTTGCTGCTTTCGAGAGTTTAGCTGCATAAAAGTATTTACTTGGAGATGAATTTTATTGTCAAAATATCTGATAAAGGGTGGTTGAAGAAAAATTATCAGTGCACTATAATGAAGTATAAAAGATTGAAATTTATATCTTCTACTGATTTGGAGTAAGTCAATACTGCATTTAGTCGATTAATGTCATGCTTTAGTGTGATCATATCAATATCTTAACTTAGTTCtagtttgaaatttgaacttcaTTCTTATGGTTTATGATCCAAACAACTTTGTTTATCATGATTTGGTAGTTTATCATTATTACTGTTCCTTTTTATGGTAAACTTGGTTTAATGTTTCTCATCTTTTATCCCGCTGTTGGAAAACCGCCTCTTAAACAGTATACAAGAAGTTGCATTTAGCTTCAATGGAGGGAAAGACTCTACTGTAAGTTATTTACATGCCTCTCAAGTGTCTCAATGTTTTTCCTTCATCTTGAGTAACCAAAAATGTACATTAGGTTTGGTGATTGACAGGAGTCTTTTTAAAGTTTGGTTGGACATTGTAcaatgatgtatgtatatgtaagattcAGAGAATACCAAATTATTTCTAAAGACTAATTATTGAGTAGTGGAATGAAGATTGAAGGGTCCAAATGGAGAGAAGGTTCAAATCCCAACGgagacaaaaacactaggtgatttattTCCATCTAGCCTCTTCCAACTTGTAAGGGTTGAGGcaagtattaaaaaaatatgaaaagggTCCAAATGTTATAGTTGTGTTTAAACTTGTAAGGATTGAGGCAAGTAGTTACTGTGATTTTTGATTTTACAATTCAGATTTTGCTTCACCTACTGAGGGCAGGCTATTTTCTGCATAAAGCTGAAGAAAGTAGTTCAAAAGATGTTGCTGATGGTGAAAGCACATTTCCAATACGGACAATATATTTTGAGACCCCAAATGCTTTCCCGGAAATCAACTCATTCACTTATGAAACCGCATCCGGGTAGGTGAGAAATGCTAGTTTgcctttttttccctttgatACGAACAACATATTTGGATTCCCTCTAATGGTAGCAGTACTTTTGATATCATTTGAATTGATACTTTTTCTCTGAACAGTTACAATTTGCAAATGGATATTATTCGCCTCGACTTCAAAACAGGGTTGGAAGCTCTGCTTAAGGCTAATCCAATTAGAGCTATTTTTCTTGGTGTTCGAATTGGTGATCCTACCGCGGTAATGGAATAGATGTCGAACTTTTCCAACTACTTGAcgattttcaaaatattgataGATGTGATCTGGGCTGACTGCTGCTTATGGTAACATACATTTCAGGTAGGTCAGGAGCAATTCTCACCTAGTTCACCTGGGTGGCCACCTTTCATGAGGGTGAATCCAATTTTGGATTGGTCATACAGGTTCGACTACACTTAATAAACCCTTATGACTTCTTTTTATTGAATTACTATGGCATCATGTATAGTCGCATCTAAAGTTGGTGAACTTGAAGTAAGCTTGATACTTAAAAGTGGGAGCGAGGTAAGGGTGGGTCCCATATTCCCCCGGATATTGATCGGTGGGTCAATTGGGCTTGGACCAGCTAATTCACtgggatttcttggttattacaaacaaacaaacaaaaaagaactTGCTAAAGGATAAGAACGGTAAAACATTTTTAAAGTGCTCGAGTTATATAAAAATTTCGTGCTTATTGCTAAAAATAGTATTTATGAGAAATTTATACATAAATAACTGCTATTTTGATGAAACACATCAACATTGGAGGTCCTCCAAAATATAGTTGGGAGGATGGGAATGGACTTCAAACTACTTGAGTTAGCTTTTGAAATTGGCAATTATTTAGGTTGAATTTACAGTTTGAAATGAGGCCGAGGAAATCAAAAAGTTTAAAGTCTGCAAGTCAAAGACAAGCCTTATACTATGTTCAAGATTACCTCATGTGTGTGCACTATCATATATGCTTTAgcgtattattattgttattattagtaTTGCATCTGTTATTGCTCATGCCAAGTGATGATGGTCTTGTTGGCTATTGTATTTAGGTGAGAATATATATTAATGAAGGTTATAGATTgtagtgtcttttttttttaaataaataaaataaggtCTATACTTTGAATTTACCTAGAGTTTTAGATGGGACTAAAATTAGTTTTCACTTCTTCACTAGTATCAAGAAGGGACACGGACAATCTTAATGGatcaactcaacaacaacaatgcctcaatcccaagctagTTGTGGTCGgctatatgattttttttttcttttttgagatGGTAACAGTTAGTCTATATATCCACAGGTTTACTACATCCAAAAGTGTAGTCCCCCTCCAAAAGTGTTACAACTTACATTGCCCTGACTATTACATTATATCATAACCAATCTAAAGCTGTATAAATATCTACTGTCTGATCTATCATTtcctgtttacaccaaaagtagTATAATCCTAGGCAATTTAACTTCAGTCTCTGCATGCTACTCTGTTTGTCTTCAAAGCATCTCTGATTTCTCTCCTTCCAAACTGTCCACCatatacttgctgggacaatcTTCCATCTCTCCTCCTTTTTTGCTGCATTTCCATCTCTGTTCCAACATTTCATCACCTCTTTTATGTTACCTGGTTTCACCCATTTAATTTTCCTCATCTTACAAAGATCTGCCAAAGCTGGTCTGTCCACTTGCAATGTAAAAAAAGATGGTTGACTGTCTCTGCTTGTTCTCCACATAGGTTAGAACATAGTTGGAAGCCTCTCTTGTTCAAATTCTCATGAGTCAGAACTGCCTTTTGCTAATAGCCATAAGAAACAGTTTACCTTGTAAGGTACTTTTGTTCTCCAAATCATCCTCCAAGGCCACCCTTCCACCTGAGAAAATGTTGAGTTCAAGTCTCTGTTTTGACAGTGAAGCACCCTTTGCTGTCAAGTTTCCATACCAAAGTATCACTCTCCTCTGTTAAGTTGTTAAAGAGAGCAAAGAAGTCTGCTATCCTTGGCATTTCCAGTCATTCAAGTATCTTCTAAATTGTAAATTCCAACCCTGACCTGTCCACATTTCAGCCACTGTAGCCTGTTGAGCTTGGCTTAAGATGTAGAGATCTGGATATAGCTGCTTCAGAGATTCTTGACCACACCACTTGTCATTCCAAAAGGACACCTTCAGTCCATTCCCAATTTTAAAGTTTGATCTGGTCAAAACCAATGGCCAGAGATTTCTAATGGATCTCCATATAATGCATCCATATGGAGTATTCACCATCTCTGTCATCCATATATCTTCCATCCCATATTTTGCAATGATCACCTCCTTCCACAGTAAGTTTTCATTTGTTGCAAAGTTCCATAGCCACTTCATCAATaggtcggctatatgaatcttcACTATCATTTTCACTCCATATGGACCTGTTCCTTTCCAATATTAAGTAAATGGAAAAAACAGTGAGCCAATTCAATCTGACTTATGATCGATGTTGAGAAAGAATAATACTTAGGAATTATGTAATTTCTTTGCATGTAGTTTTGCGGTAGAAATTTTCTTTTACTGCTCGCCCTTTTGAGATAGCATCACCTCCTGTTTCACTTTTCGTAGAATTTTGTTTGACTTTTCCATTGAAAATGTTCATCGAACagtttttcttttgaaaagctATCATCTATTCTTCTGtttgtttcttatttttaaaactaaaatgacTAATGTATTAAGTTTGACATGGCAGAGATGTATGGGCCTTCCTTTTGGTTTGCAAGGTTCGATACTGCAGCCTTTATGATCAGGGGTAAATTCTCAGTTATGTTGCTTCAAATATCTTTATAGTGATTCTTCATTCAGCAGCATGATAAGGATATAAATTTTTGAGATTTATACTAAAATCTATGACATATTTGCTCTTGTGAAGTGGTTGTGATAACTTTTACTTTTCAAGTTCAACTTACTTACTTGTAACTTCATTTATCTGAGCATTCTATTTCTTTCACTGATAGGTATACTTCAATTGGGAGCATTCATGATACTGTTCCTAATGCACTATTGTGCATCAGGAATGGAAACAACAGCAAAGAAAAGTTTAGGCCAGCTTATTTACTTCCTGACGGAAGGCTGGAAAGATCCGGAAGAGTAAAGAAGTACACTTCTCCAGTTTGTGGGCAATTATCTTCCGTTAGCAATGGACTGAAAATCGAGGATTTCAATTCCAATAGCATGCTTACTGCCTCAATTATAGCTGTGGGTGATGAAATTTTGTAAGTTATTGGTGCTATACCTGTATTATGGTGATGTTGTTCTGAGGCTTCTTGTTATCATATCCAAGTTTTGGTGCATTTTCAGCCAATCTCttcttcacattttttttttccttgcatATTTTCCAGTATTTCttcttttgaaattcaaatcaATCTGTCTGGAGTATAAAGCGCTATTCTCTGATTCTCTTCTTATTGGATATACAACTGGAACTTTACATGTGTTGTTTTTAACACAAACTGAATCATTTGGGGTAATTTATGTCCTGCATACTGCATTGCAACACTTCTGCAATCACATAGTTATCCGGGACCTAGTGTTCATAGCAGATCTTTGAGAATAAGTTTCCTCTATTTCAAAATAATTCTCTCTAGGTAA contains:
- the LOC132049496 gene encoding uncharacterized protein LOC132049496, with the translated sequence MEIDKAVKECDDSRLKTKYTNAIYVIKRALAVYSIQEVAFSFNGGKDSTILLHLLRAGYFLHKAEESSSKDVADGESTFPIRTIYFETPNAFPEINSFTYETASGYNLQMDIIRLDFKTGLEALLKANPIRAIFLGVRIGDPTAVGQEQFSPSSPGWPPFMRVNPILDWSYRDVWAFLLVCKVRYCSLYDQGYTSIGSIHDTVPNALLCIRNGNNSKEKFRPAYLLPDGRLERSGRVKKYTSPVCGQLSSVSNGLKIEDFNSNSMLTASIIAVGDEILFGTVEDKLGSVLCRKLHSIGWTVSLLAVTRNDIDSVAEEVERRKSTDDMVFIYGGVGPLHSDVTVAGVAKAFGVRIAPDEEFEEHLRHLIGEKCTGDKNEMAQLPEGITELLHHEQLPVPLIKCRNVIILTATNVAELDFEWACMIDSLKSNGDLVLMAPFVSKCLATTLSDVEVAQPLSKLCLQFPDLYIGGYRGSRIGPLMIRFEGKDLTRIEAASQSLCQNFQPGAFSETK